In Verrucomicrobia bacterium CG1_02_43_26, one genomic interval encodes:
- a CDS encoding dicarboxylate/amino acid:cation symporter: MKLHWQILISITCALLLSIFIRSFDLREAFFGTAVIGVCNFVGTVFLNALKMIVVPLIVASIIGGMIGIGNEKSFGRMGLKTVAYYVGSTLIAVLVGLLVVNIMKPGHVDSATAEAMLAQARDPGQFEERLGKTGAEEVIQVFIRMIPSNIIDAAGDNSQILGIIFFSLLFGYFVTRLPEKQREFQVKLWQSLQDVTLNIADLILLFAPIGVFGLVTPKFIDFGFQLFLPIMKFTMTVLLGLGIHFFIVMSIFLFLAGIKPWLHFRAMAPALLTAFSTSSSISTLPITMECCEKTANVSNRVSSFTLPLGASINMNGTALYECVIVIFIAQFYQTLNPAFEFGITSQITVVLLALMTSFGVAGIPAASIVAIAIITGVVGLPFEYVGIVLVVDRILDMCRSVVNIFSDSVGAVVIGKSEGETEIYKKERPLSIHL; the protein is encoded by the coding sequence TTGAAATTACATTGGCAGATTCTAATCTCCATTACCTGTGCGCTTTTACTGAGTATTTTTATCCGATCGTTTGATTTGCGTGAGGCCTTTTTTGGCACCGCTGTCATCGGGGTTTGTAACTTCGTGGGTACCGTTTTCTTAAACGCCCTGAAAATGATCGTGGTTCCTCTGATCGTTGCTTCAATCATCGGCGGCATGATCGGTATCGGTAATGAGAAAAGTTTCGGCCGCATGGGTCTCAAAACAGTGGCTTATTACGTGGGAAGTACTCTCATAGCTGTTTTAGTAGGTCTTCTTGTAGTTAATATCATGAAACCCGGCCATGTGGACTCCGCTACAGCAGAGGCTATGCTGGCTCAAGCTCGCGATCCTGGTCAATTTGAGGAAAGGCTCGGCAAGACCGGCGCCGAAGAGGTTATCCAGGTCTTCATCCGCATGATTCCGTCTAATATCATCGATGCTGCTGGTGATAACAGCCAAATCCTCGGTATTATCTTTTTCTCTCTCTTGTTTGGCTATTTTGTCACGCGGCTTCCTGAAAAGCAGCGAGAGTTCCAAGTCAAGCTCTGGCAGAGTTTGCAGGATGTCACGCTCAACATCGCCGACCTCATCCTGCTGTTTGCCCCCATTGGTGTGTTCGGTCTCGTCACGCCCAAATTTATAGACTTTGGTTTCCAACTTTTCCTCCCCATTATGAAGTTTACGATGACGGTGCTGCTGGGTCTCGGCATTCACTTCTTCATCGTCATGTCCATATTCTTGTTCTTGGCAGGGATTAAACCTTGGCTCCATTTCCGTGCCATGGCACCTGCTTTATTAACCGCTTTCTCAACCTCATCTTCCATCTCGACGCTCCCGATTACCATGGAGTGCTGCGAAAAAACTGCAAATGTCTCCAATCGTGTCAGCAGTTTTACGCTTCCTTTAGGTGCTAGTATTAATATGAATGGTACCGCTCTGTACGAGTGTGTTATCGTCATCTTTATCGCCCAATTCTATCAAACGCTCAATCCTGCTTTTGAATTTGGTATAACATCCCAAATCACCGTTGTCCTCTTGGCACTTATGACTTCTTTTGGGGTCGCGGGCATCCCAGCAGCCAGTATCGTGGCAATCGCGATCATCACGGGTGTCGTCGGCTTACCGTTTGAATACGTGGGCATCGTGCTCGTGGTAGACCGTATCCTCGATATGTGCCGTAGTGTCGTCAATATCTTTAGTGATAGCGTTGGCGCGGTCGTTATCGGCAAAAGCGAGGGTGAGACGGAAATCTATAAAAAGGAACGACCTCTCAGTATCCATCTTTAG
- a CDS encoding trans-2-enoyl-CoA reductase (enzyme from Treponema denticola exhibits NADH-dependent trans-2-enoyl-CoA reductase activity), producing MAIKPKIRGFVCITSHPEGCAKNVQEQIEFIQSKPAIKDKLNVLVIGASTGYGLASRIAAGFGAQANTVGVFWERPASNGRPASAGWYNSVAFEKAAQAQGLYAQSINGDAYSDEVKDEAVELIKENMGKVDLVVYSLASPRRTHPKTGVVYKSALKTVGEPFHSKNLDTDKKVINEVTIEPGNEEDIEATVQVMGGEDWEMWMDRLSLEGLLAEGAQSVAFSYIGPSVTWPIYKDGTIGKAKQDLERAAKAINKKLQALHGHAYVSVNKALVTQASSAIPVVPLYISLLYKVMKEKNLHEGCIEQMYRLLADHLYNPKGPQLDEAGRIRVDDWEMREDVQKEVFSLWPMVSTENIDTLSDFKGYQEEFLRLFGFGLSGVDYEKDVELEVDFPNELKSVNM from the coding sequence ATGGCAATAAAACCGAAGATACGTGGATTTGTGTGCATTACATCACATCCGGAAGGTTGTGCGAAAAACGTGCAAGAGCAAATTGAATTTATACAGTCTAAACCTGCTATTAAAGATAAGCTGAATGTGCTTGTTATCGGGGCATCGACAGGGTATGGCTTAGCGAGCAGGATAGCTGCGGGCTTTGGCGCGCAAGCAAACACGGTCGGTGTTTTCTGGGAAAGACCTGCGAGTAACGGCCGCCCGGCATCCGCTGGCTGGTACAATTCCGTGGCATTTGAGAAGGCCGCGCAAGCGCAAGGGCTGTATGCTCAAAGCATCAATGGCGATGCGTACTCAGATGAAGTCAAAGACGAAGCCGTTGAGTTAATCAAAGAAAACATGGGCAAAGTGGATCTGGTTGTTTACAGCTTAGCTTCCCCTAGAAGAACGCACCCGAAGACAGGCGTTGTTTACAAGTCTGCGCTTAAGACCGTTGGCGAACCCTTCCATAGTAAGAATTTGGATACAGACAAGAAAGTCATCAACGAAGTGACCATTGAACCGGGCAATGAAGAAGACATTGAAGCTACGGTACAAGTTATGGGCGGTGAAGACTGGGAGATGTGGATGGATAGACTATCTCTAGAAGGTCTCCTAGCCGAAGGCGCACAGAGTGTAGCCTTTTCTTACATAGGGCCATCAGTAACCTGGCCAATCTATAAAGACGGTACGATTGGCAAAGCGAAGCAAGATTTAGAGCGTGCCGCGAAAGCCATTAACAAGAAATTGCAGGCGCTTCATGGCCATGCGTATGTTTCTGTTAATAAAGCGTTGGTAACACAAGCGAGCTCCGCCATTCCTGTCGTGCCGCTATACATCTCTCTTCTGTACAAAGTAATGAAAGAAAAGAATCTTCATGAAGGCTGTATTGAGCAGATGTACCGCTTACTGGCTGATCATTTGTATAACCCTAAGGGTCCTCAACTGGATGAAGCAGGGCGTATACGAGTTGATGATTGGGAGATGCGTGAAGACGTGCAAAAAGAAGTATTCTCTTTGTGGCCGATGGTGAGCACGGAGAATATCGATACGCTATCTGATTTCAAAGGGTATCAAGAAGAGTTCTTGAGGCTATTTGGGTTTGGACTCTCCGGAGTCGACTATGAAAAAGATGTCGAGCTAGAAGTTGATTTCCCGAATGAGCTCAAGAGCGTAAACATGTAA